GGTGAATTGATGTCACAGAATTGCCCTTTCCCTTATTTACGGCTACAGTGGTAATGCCGGGAATAAATTCCTTTGCAAGGCTGCATATTTCCTCGTCTCCTGACAGGAAGACTACAGGGGTATGGTGCATTCCTGCTATATAGGCATTAATCATAAATTCACTTGCTCTTTTGCCGTTTATTTTTATTTCATCAAGGGTGCCGTTACTTATAGTATGAGCCAAGGGATTTCCGCTGTTATAAGCCGATGAATGGTAGCCTGTAAACAGAACGGCATCATACCCGTCCTGAATGCCTGACATCATGCTGTATCCATCCTCACTCCAGCCCCTGTTTATTTTAGCCTTTTCGGGAAGATAGGACGGAATGATATTTCTTGCACTTGAATGGGCATCTTTTACAAGTATCTCCTCAGCCCCCGATGCAATTGCGCCTTTACAGGCGGCGGCGCATTCCTTGCTCATTTGCTCCCGAAAATATTCATACCAAAATCCGCCGGATTCCGTTTCGTCCCATGCGGCAATCCCTGTTGTTCCTTCAATATCGCTTGAAATAAAAACCTTCAACCAACTTCCCCCTTTTCAAAATCATCAGCATAATAAGGCATAAAGCATTCACATAAAAAATACCCTATCCTGTGATATTAATTTTTTTACACCTGTTTGCTATAGAATAATTATACCGCTTAAGATTAAGTTCATCAATACCTTGAAGATTTATCAAAAGCGGAGACTATAGTAAATTTAAAGTTAAACAGCAGCAAAGCCGTATATTCACGAAGGCTTAAAAATGTACCGTTTCCGAAGGAAATCCGTATTTTTAAGCCTGATGGGAATAGGCCTTTGCTGCTTCTTTATATGAAATTTACTATATACTTCTTTAATAAATACCATATTTAATAAGCTTCTCAAAGAATTCGAACCTATTTAAGAATTTCTCTCTGATCTCCACTGCATCTTCTAAAGTAAGGTCTTGGCCGATTTCTATTTTAGTGGAATAAGCTTCAATTACTATGTATATATACTCCAATATAAACTCCGGCTCAAAGTCACTTCTGAACTTAGAAATATCCACGTCTGCGAAAAATTCAGACTTGATTTTATTCCTTTCTTCCATAACAATCTCTTTTATTTTATAAAACTCCTCCTTATTCATTATAATATACATATAGATGACAAATCTGCTTTCAGCCTGATGTTCTATAAAATAATCTACTTTTCTTATGGCAACTGCTTTTACTCTTTCAAAGCAGTCATCAATTAAAAAAACTTCTTCGGAAAAAACATAGTCCATATAATCCTTAAGGGCTTTTTGGGCGCATTCTATAAATAAATTTTCCTTCGACTTAAAATAATGAAATAAAAGCCCCTTGGAAAGACCGGCTCTTTCCATAATCTTTTTAGCTGAGGTTCCCTCATAGCCGTTTGCGGCAAATTCCTCTATGGCAGACGCCATTATTTTTTTAAAAGCCTCTGGCTTATTCTTTATCAATAACCTTCATTCCATTCTTAAGTCCCTTTTCATTGGGGTCTTTTATTACTTTTTCGTTTTCTAAAATACCTTCTTCTATAACGATATCCGTTCTAAGCTCAAGCCCTTTTTTAACTTCCTTTTTAACAAGCTTATCGTTTTCTACAGCCCATAGGTAATCAATGCCTTCTTCCTCAAAAACGGCTGTTTTAGGCACCATTATTTTATTTTCTTCACGGTAGAAAACAAATTTTATATCTAAATCATATCCAATGTTTAAATCTGCTTTATCCGGCTTGATACGTACCTTTATTTTTCTTTCTTCAATACCTAAAGGAGAAATTTTAACCTCGGCATTATCTGCGATTTCTTCAACAGTGCCGGAAAACACTAGGTCTTCGTCTCTTCTCTTTGAGGTAAGCTCTACCTTATCCCCTATTTTAACGCCTTCTATATCCTTCGTCGATACATAGGTTTCGATTTTCTTCGTATCTGTATTTTCTATGGTGGCTATAGGGCCTTCAAATACAGTATTTACATTTTTAACGTAAAGCTTTGTTATTTTTCCGCTGATGGGAGCGGTTATAACACAGTTTTCTATTTTATCTGTTATCTCGGAAATAGCAACTTCCGCCTTATTTTTAAGGCTTTGATAATAAGATGCCATAGGGCCTGTGTAGGAGCTTTTCAGGGTGTTATCTATCCCTTCTATCTGGGCGTTTAAAGAAGCCTGCATTCCTTCCAGATATTTATTAGACCCTTGCGGAAGATTGCTTTCAATGATTTTTATCTGCTGAATGCTTCCTTCAAGCTCTTTTTCCAGAGCATCTACAGTATCCTTCGCCTTATCCAAATCTATTTTAGAAATTGCCCCTGCCTCATAAAGCGCCTTATAATCCTCATAATCCTTAAGGGCCTGATTATAATTACTCTTATTTTGCTCTATTAATATGTTCTGAAGCCTTTTTTGCTCCTCAACGCTTATAGTATTATCGTCTATTTTAGCCGAAAGAGCTGAAAGCTCTCCTTGAAGGCTGTCTCTTCTTGCTTTTAAATCGGTTTTAGATTTATTTTCCTCAGTATATAAATTCTCTATCTGGGCGTCTATTCCCGTAAGGTCCGTTTCCAGTTTCAAAAGCTCAAATTCATAGGGCTTTGTATCAATTTCTAATAAAGTATCCCCTTTGTTGACGTATTGAT
This is a stretch of genomic DNA from Anaeropeptidivorans aminofermentans. It encodes these proteins:
- a CDS encoding M55 family metallopeptidase, producing the protein MKVFISSDIEGTTGIAAWDETESGGFWYEYFREQMSKECAAACKGAIASGAEEILVKDAHSSARNIIPSYLPEKAKINRGWSEDGYSMMSGIQDGYDAVLFTGYHSSAYNSGNPLAHTISNGTLDEIKINGKRASEFMINAYIAGMHHTPVVFLSGDEEICSLAKEFIPGITTVAVNKGKGNSVTSIHPELALRLIEEKAKETFSGNWKDCTVKMPEKFTVTIRYKKHQSASANSLYPNVKQIDEKTIEFITDDFMEVLRLFHFVI
- a CDS encoding TetR/AcrR family transcriptional regulator, which produces MIKNKPEAFKKIMASAIEEFAANGYEGTSAKKIMERAGLSKGLLFHYFKSKENLFIECAQKALKDYMDYVFSEEVFLIDDCFERVKAVAIRKVDYFIEHQAESRFVIYMYIIMNKEEFYKIKEIVMEERNKIKSEFFADVDISKFRSDFEPEFILEYIYIVIEAYSTKIEIGQDLTLEDAVEIREKFLNRFEFFEKLIKYGIY
- a CDS encoding HlyD family secretion protein, with amino-acid sequence MKMKWKIIIFSLLLVMALGYGFYEMNRPKEIDITEAYKGTGELYFIETGYVASQEDMTIYPLATGKIEHLYVEENQYVNKGDTLLEIDTKPYEFELLKLETDLTGIDAQIENLYTEENKSKTDLKARRDSLQGELSALSAKIDDNTISVEEQKRLQNILIEQNKSNYNQALKDYEDYKALYEAGAISKIDLDKAKDTVDALEKELEGSIQQIKIIESNLPQGSNKYLEGMQASLNAQIEGIDNTLKSSYTGPMASYYQSLKNKAEVAISEITDKIENCVITAPISGKITKLYVKNVNTVFEGPIATIENTDTKKIETYVSTKDIEGVKIGDKVELTSKRRDEDLVFSGTVEEIADNAEVKISPLGIEERKIKVRIKPDKADLNIGYDLDIKFVFYREENKIMVPKTAVFEEEGIDYLWAVENDKLVKKEVKKGLELRTDIVIEEGILENEKVIKDPNEKGLKNGMKVIDKE